In one Oscillospiraceae bacterium genomic region, the following are encoded:
- a CDS encoding phosphoglycerate mutase codes for MKEFILLRHGATQGNREGRYVGATDEPLSPEGRAALAGCAPPPADRLYVSPLRRCRESAALLYPDLEPIPVEGFRECRFGEFEYKNHQELSADPRYQAWIDSGGLLPFPGGEDRDAFCARCRAAFQALLDGPWEGRAALVVHGGTIMAILSGFAHPRRDYFDYQVKNGRGYFCRQAGGGLVLINEL; via the coding sequence ATGAAGGAGTTCATTTTGCTCCGCCACGGGGCCACCCAGGGCAACCGGGAGGGCCGCTACGTGGGTGCCACCGACGAGCCCCTCTCCCCCGAGGGCCGCGCCGCCCTGGCGGGCTGCGCCCCGCCCCCGGCGGACCGGCTGTACGTCAGCCCCCTGCGCCGCTGCCGGGAAAGTGCGGCGCTCCTCTACCCCGATCTGGAGCCCATCCCAGTGGAGGGCTTCCGGGAGTGCCGCTTCGGGGAGTTTGAGTACAAGAACCACCAAGAACTCTCCGCCGACCCCCGCTACCAGGCCTGGATCGACAGCGGCGGCCTGCTCCCCTTCCCCGGCGGCGAGGACAGGGACGCCTTCTGCGCCCGCTGCCGGGCGGCCTTTCAGGCCCTGCTGGACGGGCCGTGGGAGGGCCGCGCCGCCCTGGTGGTCCACGGCGGCACCATCATGGCCATCCTCTCCGGCTTCGCCCACCCCCGGCGGGACTATTTCGACTACCAGGTGAAGAACGGACGCGGGTATTTTTGCCGCCAGGCGGGCGGAGGGCTGGTTCTTATCAACGAGCTATAA